Genomic window (Capsicum annuum cultivar UCD-10X-F1 chromosome 10, UCD10Xv1.1, whole genome shotgun sequence):
ttgtcctaagCTGTAAACCTATttccttggatgttctctcaactctttCTCTAGATAAGCTTTTTGttagtggatctgacacattatcctttgatcTCACATAGttaatagtgataattccactagagagaaattctctaacggtattatgtctctatcttatgtgacgagatttagcATTGTACATCATGATCCCGCCATACCTATTGTCACTtgactatcatagtgtatacatactggtgccactggtttgggccaataaagaatatcttccaagaaatttcggagccattctgcttcttcaccggcttaatccaatgcgataaactcaaattttattgtggatcgagcaatacatgtctgcttggatgatttccaagagactgctcctccacctatagtaaatacatatccactcgtagattttacttcattcgattcaGTGATCCAATtcgcatcactatatccttcaagtactgtgggatatttattataatgcaaagcatagtcttgagtatatttaagataccccaaaactcttttcattgccatctaatGAGTTTTATTGGTATTACTCCTGTACCGACTTAACTTACTAATAGtacatgctatgtctggttgcGTATGATTTATGATATACATTAGACATCCTAACACCCTTGCGtattccaactgtgagtcactttcaccctcattcttttaaagtgcaaagctcacgtccaatggatCTTGGCAattccaaattccaaatacttgaatttgtcaagcaccttttcgatataatgagactatgacaatgccaacccttgtggagttctatgaattcttgtTCCCCAGATCATATTCGCAACTCcgaggtctttcatatcaaacttgccctcgagcattcatttcgtaatatttatgtcagaaatatctctgttgatgatcaacatatcatccacatacaaacaaacaatgatcttatgatttggagtgtctttaatgtaaacacatttatcagaTTCGTTTATCTTAAACCCGTTTGTCagcatggtttggtcaaactttgcatgcaactatttaggtgcttgttttagtccataaagtgacttaacaagtttacacaccttattttcatTTCCTGGaatcacaaaaccctcaggctgttccatgtaaatttcttcctctagttcttcatttaggaatgttgttttcacatccatttgatgaatttcaagactatataccgccgccaaggcaattaacatctgaattgatgttatcctcgtTATaagcgagtatgtatcaaagtaatcaggGCCTTTCTTCGATTTAAAaacttttactacaagtcttgccttgtatttgtcaatagtaccatccactttaatttttcttttgaagatctatttagaacctaaaggtttattttctgaaggaagatcaaccaatttcctgaaggaagatcaaccaactcccatgtatgattgcttaagattgaatcaatctcactattgactgtctctttctaaaaggatgagtctgaagacatcattacttctttaaatatttgaggttcattttttaagagaaatgttacaaaattcgatccaaacgaagttgacgttctttgatgtgtactacgtcttagattctcatcattatatacatcctcacttggttcatctcgaggttgtttagaccctccactagactattcatgtctagttttatacggataaatgtgttcaaagaatttagcattatctaattcaattaccatatttttagtGATATCaagatgttcagatttatgaaccaaaaatcgacatacttttctacttttagcatattctaTGAACATGCAATCCACTATCTTATGtcctattttcacccttttaggcataggaacttagaCTTTCgttagacacccccacactttgaaatatttcaagttgggtttctttCATTTCCatttcatatgaaattgatagtgtcttactgtgggacactctattgagtattcggttagctgtaaggatagctttcccCTAAAAGTTTTGCAGTGAatctgaacttataagtaagacattcattattttctttaatgtttgattttttttttgcaatttcattagattaaggtgaatacggggccgtagtttgatggacaatttcattctctacacatatttccgcaaagggagattcatattctccgcccctattgtttcttatcgttttgatctttttctctaactgattttaaaattcagttttatattgcctaaatgcctctattgttttatccttactgtttagaaaatagacataacagtatctagtgcaatcgttaataaaagttataaaatatttttttccactaCGAGATattgttgacttcatatcataaatgtcagtgtggattaagtctaagggattgaaatcatttcaacggacttatacgaatgcttagcatactttgattccatacacgtttgacattttgatttattgcacttaaagtttggcaaaacttctaagttaatcagttttcacaatgttttataattgacatgtctcaatcgttcatgccacaaatcattagactcaaacaagtaaaaagaaactaaatttttattgatttcaacatgcattagattcattttgaataggccctcagtgaggtagccttttcctatgtacacttctcctttactaagtataattttttcagaattaaatacatattttaatccatttttatcaagaagtgatacagaaatcaagttcttccataacttcggtacatacaggacattgttcaaagtcaacactttgccagatgtcattttcaggcaaacttttcttgttccttcaacttttgctATTGCGGAGTTTGCCATATAGATCTTCTCTGTGTCTTAAGACGAAGCAAATGTAGCAAACAAATCCTTATTTGCACAAATGTGGCGGTTGACACcgaaatccatccaccattctcaaGAATTTctcaccaagttgcattcagatAATATGTCACACAGATCGTCCATTTATttcttggattcagccatatttgcttggtccttctttttgcctttctttggggcatgacaatttgttgacttgtggccaatcttgtcacaattaaagcattttcacttgaatttcttcttaggttgattgcttttcTGTccaactttcttttatttttttgagttgttgtggtcatcttctacaatatttgctccattcattgcagaatttcttttcaaacttctTTCCACGACTTTGTTGTCTTCTTTAATGCGCAGTCTAACTTTGAGATCTTTGACTATCTTCTTCTTTcgtttatgtttcaagtagtttttgaagtccttccacatagatGGCAACTTCTCTATTATAGCCGCAACGTGAAACGCCTCGTTCAGAACCAAACCTATAATAAAGTTCTTGtgaacattaaaaatatttttaatatgttcaactaaggtatttacTAAACTCATACCTTCCGCAAGAAGATCATGAATGATAACTTGCAGTTCCTGTACTTGAGATACAACAGACTTGTTGTTAATCATTTTAAACTTAAGGAATCTTGCACCAAATAACTTCTTGGTTCCagcatcctcagtcttatatttgCTTTCCAACGTACTCCACAACTCTTTTGACATTTTCATTCCACTATACACGTCGTATAGGTCATCTTAGAAGCCACTTAGAATGTAATTCTTGCATAGGAAATCAGAGTGTTTCCACTCCTCCATAACGATAAGTTTCTCCTGGTCCGAAGTTCTTTCGAGCACCTCTGGAGCTTCTTCATATATAAATCATTAAAGACACAACATTGTAAGGTAGAAGAAGATCTTCTGTTGCCACCTTTTAAAATCAATACCtatgaattttttgggtttctccgtTGGTGTTATTTCCCGTGGAACACTCGTACAACTCGTTGTGGCAATATTAGTTTCTGCCATAATCGTCCCAGCATCATTCATATGACTGTTAGTagtcatttttctgtcacaaAAAGACGGTCAActttagtatatcgaaatactactaataaagttgtagcaactttaaacacctcttgtttctagtttaacgatgaagtttttatgacttccaatcgttaACCGAgtgacctttaacttgtgatgaagtttttatgacttcaaatcacttgttaagttcaaacggagtagaaatcataaaactttaatctccagaaaccaaacaatacagattctagtttatttccttaagattgttgtttcgggtatataaaatttgtattttagtTCCCTAAActttaacacaagttcaagacttttcaagaacacttataaagtttttcaacaccttcaacacaagttcactatgaactatcaaagaagtgtgttatattattaagaaataagataaaacagAATAATCCAAGTCCTTCGAATTCATAAAGTGtcattaaggaaataattttcctcaagtacccgaggttgcagaatttttttcccaggataaaatggcttcacaaccagaAAGTAGTGGTATCTCAAACGTTCtggttttcttcgaactcactcgacgggagatgatcacacggagtttttaagaagacaagaagtgttttaatacaaaaaaatttcGTTGTTAAACCTGTGAAAAAAtgcaagtttatatagccataaagtgccccttccgaaaggtggcaatgatTTATCGAAAAGATATATCTTTTCtgaatagtcatgtctgtccatgTTTTGTTGCGTTTTTCCTTAGAATTTTTGGACTGAATTTTtcccaagtttcaaataaattttctcCAAAAAGATTAATCTCATCGATCAATCATTTGATAAATTCGAATTCGAAGTCGAGCCGAGCGAGCAATGACGATGGCGCGAGGCACCTCttagttcttgcctcacttaccaagtgcagatgtgtttctcaatataaacacatgaaagtttctttctccTACCAATATTCGAAGCCAAAGCCGAGCGAGCGGCGACGGTGCGAGGCACTTCttagttcttgcctcacttaccaagtggaaatgtgtttctcaatataaacacatgaAAGTTTTTTCTCCCACCAACGCGGGAGAATTTAGTAGACTTTCATCATTTTGAGcatactttccattttagtgtggACTCACTTTTGCCTCCactattttttctccattttccattcacacattcaacttgaacccaacaatcccaaAATAATTTATCCCAACATAACGAATCTCAGCATAACTTGTCTTCAAACCAAAAGACCCCTTAATCCTTTGTTTGGTTACAAAGCGTGAGATAACATATGTGAAATAACAAAAGTAGCCCtctataaatcttttttataCATAACTTTCACATTCATGTATATTCACATAATTTTTATTGCCATTTATAATAACATTCACAACCTTTGCTACtcgttattttttttataatatatttttcgtTAAAAATTACACTTTATTCATATATTCAGACATATACGTTGAATTTATTTGACTAATATTTATGtttacttatattttaatttctcttaaaTGTTCGACTCCACTAGCATTGATGAGAATGTATGATATAATGATAACGGCGATGACGATATATAGgcaattgaaatttaaatattagtattgCTTTTGTAAGTGTTGGATGCTAACCATTAGAAATTATGAAGATAAGTTTTGTAGTCAAATGTTTAGAAAGGTTGTATGTtgctaactaaaaataaattagttgAGTTGAAGGCTTAGTAACATATTTTCAATTAAATAGTCtgttagttacttgaaagtttATATCTTATACatcaactaaaataaagataattataAATCAATAAAGATAATTGTAATGTTTTACAATATTATATGTGCTTAAATAAAGtgacataaataataaaacacaTTAATGCTTTTAacgtaataacaataataatatattaagtATAATCCTATAAGTAAAATATGGGGAAAATGGTGTTTAAGTAGATCTTATTCCTACTTTGTGAAGATAGGTGAGTTGTTTTCGATAtagtatttttaatgtaattttttttgtgtgtaaaaaatTTTGTTCTATCAGTATATGTCACACAAATATATCTGGTGATAATGTTGATCCTGATAATTTTTAaagggagaatactcacaaaaatacttgaagtttgaccggattaccagttgagcatactgaactttgcgggggtcctattacccccccccccccaaacttttttttttgtattttaatgacatatatctgCCTACTTGGACCATTGCGTGTAAGTCACACACATTGAGCACGTGAAAAGTGTTAAAAAcgttataaactttttttttgtcaaacaGCCCCttaattttcattataaacctttattttattttttttccattaaaatacttacataattatatatatactcaTCATATACACACACTCCACCTACAGTGAAGAAAGTGACCAAAGATTCAATTCCATAATCCTTCAATTccataatcatatatatactcACTGTATCTTTGATCAATTACACATTCCACGTATAGTGAAGACACTGTGTTGTTGAtgtaattgaaattgaaattgatgggcagtgttttttttaaaaaaaaattggctcaaattgatgtaattgaatttAGTGTATTGAAGATGACCCATTTGGAGGAGGTGTGTGGTGAAATTGTGTTTagtttcaattcaacaatggagcaaccatggtgaataaaataatatgaattggGTGTGTTCAATGATATTGTTCGGATTAGAACTTGACAATTTTCAGtccattttgatctttttatcacTGTTTTTGGCCTTCTAGATCTACCTCTcttggaattttttttgtgtgtagcTCCCACGTCTGTGTGTGTATGTTGTGGTTTTTTAGAGTGAATTTTCTGTGTGTGTGCATTTTCCGGTGAGGTGAGTGTTTTCCAATGATGTGTGTGTATCTGGGTGTGTGTTGTATGATCTCtgtgagtgtgtgtgtgtatgttttgtGAGGTTTTCGAGAAGATGACCCATTTGGGTGTGTGTGTGATGAAATTGtgtttaatttcaattcaataatGGAGCAACCacgatgaataaaataatatgaactaactaaaagtcaaatttcaagaattaagaaataagattttggtgaaaaatcaagatttttgtGATTACCAATGTTTTGGAATTATTTGTAGTATTACCAGTGTTGTTTGTAGGAGTAATATTGTTGTAATggtgaaaatgatgaaaatagaGAAGAAAGGACGCGTGTATCACACCTCCCAATGTCAAATCTGGGTATAGAGTTTCGGGGGtaataattctactttaaaaaagTCTAGGGGTAATAGGATCTCTGCAAAATTCAGTATGCTCCATTGAAAATTTGATTaaagttcagatatttttgtGGGTATTATCCtaatttttaaaagaagaaaTGTCTATCAGCCACTCCCACAAACCTGTCTCACCAACTCGCATCTAGAAGCAATTAGGGTGACTACCCCATCCTTCCTCCCCCCTGGATCCCTTTGAGGGAGTCTTTTTTCTATCGAGTCAAAAGCTTATATAACCCCACTTCAATTCTTAAAAAGGCAGGCTTTGATTCTCAAGCACCACCAAATTAAAGCTAAAACTTCCATTATTTCCAATATCCTTCTCTCTCTATTACCATACTACACTTCAAAGAAACAACTAAAAGAGGTACATATTGTTTCTTAAGTTGGCTAAATGGGAAGGTCACCTTGTTGTGAGAAGGCACATACAAACAAAGGAGCATGGactaaagaagaagatgaaagacTTATTGATTACATTAGAGCTCATGGTGAAGGTTGTTGGAGGGCTCTTCCTAAAGCTGCCGGACTTCTTCGATGCGGCAAAAGTTTCCGTCTCCGGTGGATTAATTACTTGAGACCTGACCTTAAACGTGGTAACTTCactgaagaagaagatgaacttATTATCAGACTCCATAGCCTCCTTGGGAACAAGTATGTTTAACATTTCAATCATATAATTTGCCCTACTTGTTAAATCTTGAAAGAGTTAgacacaaattcaaattaaaatttgataggaTTCAGTATTTACGCTGTAATCACTCATGAATTACCTATTATACTTTCAAAATTATGACtctaaaatttaatatttcttttttgaatttttagtgattTTTGTTACATGTACACTTCgtcattcaaaatctaaaattatattttttttaaccgtttaaatttttagatgaaaTGATTTATGTTGTTCATATGGCATCATGGATTAgtactaattatttttttctttttttttccttataataGGTGGTCACTTATAGCAGGAAGATTACCAGGAAGAACAGATAACGAGATAAAAAAATATTGGAACACACATATAAGACGGAAGCTTTTGAGTCGGGGTATTGATCCAACGATACATCTGTCTATCAACGAGCCTACACCGAAAGTGACAACCATTACTTTTGCTGCTGCTGCTGACAGTACAGATGATCATCATCGAGATCAAAAGATAAATATCAAAGCCGAATTTGATGAAACAAGCAACGAAGATAATAATGAAGTTCCAAAAATGTCATGTCTTCCTGACTTGAATCTTGAGCTCAGAATTAGTCCTCCACATCATCAACAACTGGATCATCATCATCAAAGATCAAATTCTTTATGTTTTACATGTGGTTTGGGAATACAAAACAGTAAAGATTGCAGTTGCAATAATACTAATGGAATTGGATGCAGCAATAATATTGTAAGTGTGAACATCGTAACAGGTTATGACTTTTTAGGGTTGAAGACTAATGGTCTATTGGACTATAGAACTTTGGAAACTAAGTGAATGAATCCGTATTTAATATGATGATCTTAATTTGATGTATATGTAGAAAAAAGTACAAGAATGTCAAGAGAGAGTTGAGAATATTACTATTCTAGCTAATTTCTCTTGGTTGTAAACTTTTACTATATAATTACATTTAGTTCAAAGCTCTAAAAATAGTGTAGACGTGTACGCTCATTGTTGTATTCgttttctcattttttgcttatttcttcttcCTGAGAGAAGCAAAGATGAGTGATCCGCTTTTGCACACGAGAGCTATTTATTCTTCCCTCTTATTCATGTTGGGCATAGAGATTAAGaatttctttctaaaaaaaaattaatatgtatgtaaaatatattcaaaatatatagaattgaACTATATATGCACATGATTTCAAAACAAGatgaaaactaaaaaatagttaaatagaACATGTTTGAAAAATCATAAAGGAAATGAAATTAGATGTAATTATACAATCCAATTCTCAATTAGCGATTGAGAGTTGGGTGCAATTTACGCAATGCTATTATAATGTtacatttttaatttcttttttatttttttatttattttctttaaaatttattttttattcctattatttttatttctttttaaattttaatttttttttattttacattatttatctttgatttttttcttctcatttttcaaTGTTTACTTcttataatttaatataaatatttgtatttttaaaattttcttcattTAGCGCATACTCgcattattattctattatttgaattaaaatataattttattattgaatgagattatagacttttttttttgaattatatttacttATTGGAATTTTATATAAAAGTATTATGTTCTTTTTTGGGgggaaattttgaatttatgttacgttttatgtttcaatttatttgttttagtactGTAGACTTGTTATTTCATAAAGTATGCTATGTCAAACTATGTAATTACATATAACTTTAAATCTCTTTTGGCTTTTCAAACACgtctttaactattttttaattttaccttattttgaactaaggcataTGTATAATTtagtgataatatttttttataaaaaataaaaattactttagtAAAATATTTGCACAAGCTCAATGACAATCCAAGGATGTAACTCctgataaattaattatattttcacagGTTACTTCATTTTCTCActtcttatatatataaaaaaaaaaaaaaaaaaaagttgatatcaaCCGAGGTCCAGTAAGATAAAGTACCCACGATTCAACTCCTAAACAATAATTATGAAGGtcaagatgagattataaatatTTGAGGGTGGGTGATTTTCTAGCTAAAGTAAAGCGGCGAGGGGAAAAAGTGGCAAATTTGAAGGTTTTGGAGAATTTGTTCAAATGAGATGGTTTTATGGCCAAATCTTAACCATTTCATAAAGTTCAGAGGTAAGATTGAATCATTTTATATAATTCAAGAATAAATTTGACaacattttttataaaaaaaagctCACATATTAAAATGTTTCTGCTGTTGGACAATAAGAACAAATTTAATTTTGTGACAAAAGTGAATCTGACCTCAACTATTAAGAGAGAgcatatttaaattattttgaaaaatttagaggtaaattcaaacttttttccttatttgatttctaaaaagagaaaaatgacctttctataacaaactaaaaagaaaagttatcGCACATAAAATTAGGAATATATCTcatttttgttttaataattGTAATTTTTCTCGATTTATCTGATAATAct
Coding sequences:
- the LOC107845712 gene encoding MYB-like transcription factor 4 translates to MGRSPCCEKAHTNKGAWTKEEDERLIDYIRAHGEGCWRALPKAAGLLRCGKSFRLRWINYLRPDLKRGNFTEEEDELIIRLHSLLGNKWSLIAGRLPGRTDNEIKKYWNTHIRRKLLSRGIDPTIHLSINEPTPKVTTITFAAAADSTDDHHRDQKINIKAEFDETSNEDNNEVPKMSCLPDLNLELRISPPHHQQLDHHHQRSNSLCFTCGLGIQNSKDCSCNNTNGIGCSNNIVSVNIVTGYDFLGLKTNGLLDYRTLETK